One genomic segment of Marinitoga piezophila KA3 includes these proteins:
- the fliS gene encoding flagellar export chaperone FliS: protein MYQPNSYYPNTANANDRYLESMVKTASPAKLVELLYVNAIERLNRAIKYIRDKKLPEAHNQIVRVEDIVMELNLSLDMEKGGEISKNLRALYSYMYRRLLEANLKKDTEILEEVKGLLNTLLEAWREAMKQAGDVIKQQVNQQPKKGLDIST, encoded by the coding sequence ATGTATCAACCAAACAGTTATTATCCAAATACTGCAAATGCAAACGATAGATACCTCGAAAGTATGGTTAAAACCGCAAGTCCTGCTAAATTAGTTGAGCTTTTGTATGTAAATGCCATTGAAAGGTTAAATAGAGCTATAAAATATATAAGGGATAAAAAACTACCGGAAGCACATAATCAAATTGTGCGCGTAGAGGATATTGTAATGGAATTAAATCTTTCTCTGGATATGGAAAAAGGTGGAGAAATCTCAAAAAATCTAAGAGCATTGTATAGCTATATGTACAGAAGATTATTAGAAGCAAATTTAAAAAAAGACACAGAAATTCTTGAAGAGGTTAAGGGACTTTTAAACACATTATTAGAAGCATGGAGAGAAGCCATGAAACAGGCTGGCGATGTTATAAAGCAACAGGTAAATCAGCAACCAAAAAAAGGACTTGATATTTCAACATAA
- a CDS encoding cupin domain-containing protein has protein sequence MKIGEKLKKLRLSRGLTQEELAVRADLTRGFISQLERDLTSPTLESLEMILRALGTNLKEFFSDFEEKKIIYKKSERVPLYDTPDGVKEELLMTDTEVKKIEPMIVELEPQSQTEEEDYHEGSEFGYVLEGNIELWLDNAKYKAKTGDAFYFKSDKKHYIKNASRKKKAKVLWIEIH, from the coding sequence ATGAAAATAGGGGAGAAACTGAAGAAATTAAGGCTTTCACGGGGATTAACTCAGGAAGAACTTGCTGTTAGAGCAGATTTAACAAGAGGTTTTATTTCTCAGTTAGAGCGTGATTTAACGTCTCCAACACTTGAAAGTCTTGAAATGATTTTGAGAGCGTTGGGAACAAATTTAAAAGAATTTTTTTCTGACTTTGAGGAAAAAAAGATTATATATAAAAAAAGCGAAAGAGTCCCATTGTATGATACGCCAGATGGAGTTAAAGAAGAATTATTAATGACTGATACTGAAGTAAAGAAGATTGAGCCGATGATAGTTGAGCTTGAACCGCAGTCTCAAACAGAGGAAGAAGATTATCATGAAGGATCAGAATTTGGATATGTTCTTGAAGGAAATATAGAATTATGGTTGGATAATGCAAAATATAAAGCAAAAACAGGAGATGCATTCTATTTTAAGTCAGATAAAAAACATTACATAAAAAATGCAAGTAGAAAAAAGAAAGCAAAGGTTTTATGGATTGAAATACATTAA
- the speD gene encoding adenosylmethionine decarboxylase: MAKSLGRHIVAEFYECDKDILDDVDKIEELMKKASIESGATLVTSTFHRFLPHGVSGAVIVSESHFAIHTWPEYGYASVDIYTCGDHVDPWKGFEFLKKAFNSQRAQTVEHLRGVYEEIGIDENSPHKVEA; this comes from the coding sequence ATGGCAAAATCATTGGGAAGACATATTGTAGCAGAATTTTATGAATGTGATAAAGATATTTTAGATGATGTAGATAAAATTGAAGAATTAATGAAAAAGGCTTCTATTGAATCAGGAGCAACTCTTGTAACTTCAACATTCCACAGATTTTTGCCCCATGGGGTAAGTGGAGCTGTTATAGTTTCTGAATCACATTTTGCTATTCATACATGGCCAGAATATGGATACGCATCCGTTGATATCTATACATGTGGCGATCATGTTGATCCATGGAAAGGATTTGAATTTTTAAAGAAAGCATTTAATTCACAAAGGGCACAAACAGTAGAACATTTAAGAGGCGTTTATGAAGAAATTGGTATTGATGAAAATTCTCCACACAAGGTAGAAGCTTAA
- the speE gene encoding polyamine aminopropyltransferase: MEKNLEPGRHLLYMEWYTGGDVGLFMKMNKILFSGQSEYQRVDVFENPELGRVFSLDGITMTTEVDEFMYHEMLVHVPMFIHPNPKRVLVIGGGDGGSTREVLKHPSVEEVILCEIDPMVIEAARKYLPTTSVEFDNPKLKIVNENGAEYIKQFKDYFDVIIVDSTDPTAGEGGHLFTEDFYKACRDALTENGVFSAETEDPFYDRAWVGIAYNRIKNAFPVAKVYMGFMTTYPSGMWSYTFASKGLDPLKDFNPEKLKNFEKKDTLKYYNEEIHVASFALPTFVKKLIGVEK; the protein is encoded by the coding sequence ATGGAAAAGAATTTAGAACCAGGCAGACATTTATTATACATGGAATGGTATACAGGTGGCGATGTAGGATTATTCATGAAAATGAATAAGATTTTATTTTCTGGTCAGAGTGAATATCAAAGGGTAGATGTGTTTGAAAATCCAGAATTGGGTAGAGTATTTTCTTTAGATGGAATTACAATGACAACAGAAGTAGATGAATTTATGTATCATGAAATGTTAGTTCATGTTCCTATGTTCATTCATCCAAATCCAAAAAGGGTATTGGTAATTGGTGGTGGAGATGGAGGTTCAACAAGAGAAGTTTTAAAACATCCATCAGTAGAAGAAGTAATTTTGTGTGAAATTGACCCAATGGTTATTGAAGCAGCAAGAAAATATTTGCCAACAACAAGTGTTGAATTTGATAATCCAAAATTGAAAATAGTTAATGAAAATGGAGCAGAATATATAAAGCAATTCAAAGATTATTTTGATGTAATTATTGTTGATTCAACAGATCCAACAGCAGGTGAAGGTGGACACTTATTTACAGAAGATTTCTATAAAGCATGTAGAGATGCATTGACAGAAAACGGTGTATTCTCAGCAGAAACAGAAGATCCTTTCTATGACAGAGCATGGGTGGGAATTGCATACAACAGAATAAAGAACGCATTTCCTGTAGCAAAGGTTTATATGGGATTCATGACAACATATCCATCAGGAATGTGGAGTTATACATTTGCTTCAAAGGGACTAGATCCATTAAAGGATTTCAATCCTGAAAAATTAAAGAATTTTGAAAAGAAAGATACATTAAAATATTATAATGAAGAAATACATGTTGCAAGTTTCGCGCTTCCAACATTTGTAAAGAAGTTAATAGGTGTTGAAAAGTAA